A DNA window from Parabacteroides johnsonii DSM 18315 contains the following coding sequences:
- a CDS encoding tetratricopeptide repeat-containing sensor histidine kinase, with product MKKEYPLYTIAIFLFSAILSCNKQVPVTQEINFAPKGDTVYEQAQKAIYSDALFARQILEEAMQTRPVQDSVDWYILYNLYVKTFLTTSEFDTILPLCRKVEQFCARQKILTPYHYYLLADASNNIGNRYAITSMNDSALKYFKQMLSYGRQTHNSEVLLTGYTNLADVYVRSGRYDQGAWYYRQILYIADSIDLPEPELINIYTGLGQTYSELRDFDLSHYYFNLAYKLFDQMDINRKFVYCTNHGNVYFFEKKYPEALDLFKKGYELVKPSPEYVYAQNVCMLNIGAIYLLMGQLDSAQYYLDQSYSYFEKIGNSSALYHAQTQIFELALRKGNIAEATKQLHSMTDNLQAEPTLVDIRKKFLQHYYEETGDYRKAYQYLKENMRMDDSIRNDRIRMRVAETDLRYKQDTTLMKQRLFIQEQQSDMRSLELSVYIWILVCVILLTIAAFIYFYQKKQRAFLLAETRNKIISLRMENIRNRVSPHFIFNTLNRVISHYSQSDSSYKELYNLIKIMRLNLRLTEKLCITLAEEIDFVRTYLDLEQERFGSSLQTEIRIDPQINADQFELPSMMIQIPVENAIKHGLRDKEGEKRLSITVFRQDGNIIISIEDNGTGFRLQTGCPAMQSTGTGLKVLNQTIELLNAGNSVPITILIKKSSQGTDENPGCLVQFTLPEGYSYTLPEGK from the coding sequence ATGAAAAAAGAATACCCTCTTTACACCATTGCTATCTTTTTATTTTCCGCAATCCTGTCCTGCAACAAGCAGGTTCCGGTAACACAGGAGATCAACTTTGCGCCTAAAGGAGATACGGTTTATGAACAAGCTCAAAAAGCGATCTATTCAGATGCCCTTTTCGCACGCCAGATATTGGAGGAAGCGATGCAGACACGCCCGGTGCAGGACAGCGTCGACTGGTATATCCTTTATAATTTATATGTCAAAACTTTTCTGACGACTTCCGAGTTCGACACGATCTTGCCACTGTGCAGGAAAGTCGAACAGTTTTGTGCACGCCAAAAGATATTGACACCCTATCATTATTACCTGCTGGCAGATGCAAGTAACAACATAGGGAACCGGTATGCAATCACCAGCATGAACGATTCCGCCCTTAAATATTTCAAACAAATGCTCTCGTACGGCCGGCAGACACACAACAGCGAGGTGCTGCTGACAGGCTACACGAACCTGGCCGACGTCTATGTCCGTAGCGGCCGCTACGACCAAGGAGCATGGTACTACCGGCAGATACTCTACATTGCCGACTCGATCGATCTGCCCGAACCAGAGCTGATCAATATCTACACCGGACTGGGACAAACCTATTCGGAACTGCGGGATTTCGATCTTTCGCACTACTACTTCAACTTGGCTTACAAGCTCTTCGACCAGATGGACATCAACCGGAAATTCGTCTATTGCACGAACCACGGAAACGTCTACTTTTTTGAAAAAAAATATCCCGAAGCGCTCGACCTATTCAAAAAAGGATACGAACTGGTCAAACCTTCACCCGAATATGTTTATGCCCAAAATGTCTGCATGCTGAATATCGGAGCCATCTATCTACTGATGGGACAGCTCGACTCAGCCCAATACTACTTGGATCAAAGTTATTCCTATTTTGAAAAGATCGGTAATTCATCAGCACTGTACCACGCCCAAACGCAGATATTCGAACTCGCGCTCCGAAAAGGGAATATCGCCGAAGCGACAAAACAGCTCCACAGCATGACCGATAATTTGCAAGCAGAACCGACTTTAGTCGATATCCGAAAAAAATTCCTACAACATTATTATGAAGAGACAGGTGATTACCGCAAGGCCTACCAATATCTCAAAGAAAACATGCGGATGGACGACTCCATCCGTAACGACCGCATCCGGATGCGAGTGGCAGAAACGGACCTTCGTTATAAACAGGATACGACACTGATGAAACAAAGGCTGTTCATACAAGAACAGCAGAGCGACATGCGATCGCTGGAACTAAGTGTCTATATCTGGATTCTCGTTTGTGTGATACTGCTGACCATTGCAGCTTTCATCTATTTCTACCAGAAAAAACAACGAGCCTTTCTGCTGGCGGAAACACGCAACAAGATCATCAGCCTCCGGATGGAAAATATCCGCAACCGCGTATCACCCCATTTTATCTTTAACACGCTCAACCGGGTCATCAGCCATTACAGCCAAAGCGACAGCAGCTACAAAGAGCTGTATAACCTGATCAAAATCATGCGCCTCAACCTGCGCCTGACAGAAAAACTATGTATCACGCTTGCCGAGGAGATAGATTTCGTCCGTACCTATCTCGACCTCGAACAAGAACGCTTCGGCTCCTCCCTTCAAACCGAGATACGGATAGACCCGCAAATCAATGCCGACCAGTTCGAACTCCCCTCCATGATGATCCAGATTCCGGTCGAGAATGCTATCAAACACGGACTTCGGGATAAAGAGGGCGAAAAACGACTATCCATCACTGTCTTTCGTCAAGACGGGAATATTATTATTAGCATAGAAGACAACGGTACCGGGTTCCGGCTGCAAACTGGCTGTCCAGCCATGCAAAGTACAGGAACGGGCCTGAAAGTATTGAACCAGACTATCGAGCTACTGAATGCTGGAAACAGTGTTCCTATCACGATCCTTATCAAAAAAAGTAGCCAGGGAACGGATGAAAACCCAGGCTGCCTCGTACAATTCACCTTGCCAGAGGGTTATTCGTACACTTTGCCGGAAGGAAAGTAA
- a CDS encoding FHA domain-containing serine/threonine-protein kinase yields the protein MSGVVVNRCDFTVGQYIGGLYRVDLVLGEGSFGKVFKVTGPGSQVYALKLLKLWEIVPELRKPLMDRFVMEFETGLIKSRFLVHSVGHGLECGNPFIVMDYCPKGNLTQYMERYSVDLVKVGREILCGLNDLHKSGKVHRDLKPENVLIKEDGTAALTDFGISGDRNKRMTERNILGRPQQIFGTYAYMPPEQVNRLRGDATVLPTTDIFSFGVMMYQLLTGKLPFGELNDHNDLVSYQRNGKNGNWDRRLLERTENGAVWQKVIEGCLIPDFKQRMQSATAVLNQMPQGQPVSYIQQWVGGKPEPGKKGLSMRVMQGLEHGKVYDLSHLFRDRKRLITIGREDSNVVCIPENESPYISRRHCTIETDVRTGRWFIRDGQWIAEKGRGGYWKESVNGTYINSAPVTPEGSELHPGDIITVGDVTFRIEDY from the coding sequence ATGTCCGGAGTTGTCGTTAACAGGTGTGATTTTACGGTTGGCCAATATATCGGCGGACTCTATCGGGTGGACCTTGTTTTAGGGGAAGGTTCTTTCGGAAAAGTGTTCAAAGTGACGGGCCCCGGTTCGCAGGTGTATGCTTTGAAGTTGTTGAAATTGTGGGAAATAGTCCCAGAGCTTCGTAAGCCTTTGATGGACCGTTTCGTCATGGAATTTGAGACTGGGTTGATAAAGAGCCGATTCTTGGTTCACTCAGTTGGCCATGGGCTGGAGTGCGGAAATCCTTTTATCGTTATGGACTATTGTCCGAAAGGGAATCTTACCCAATATATGGAACGTTACTCTGTCGACCTGGTCAAAGTCGGACGGGAGATTCTTTGTGGGCTGAACGATTTGCACAAAAGTGGTAAGGTACATCGAGACCTTAAACCTGAAAACGTGTTGATCAAAGAGGATGGAACTGCTGCTTTGACAGATTTTGGAATCAGTGGCGATCGAAACAAGCGAATGACGGAACGGAATATATTGGGGCGTCCCCAACAGATTTTCGGAACCTATGCTTATATGCCCCCAGAGCAGGTAAACCGTTTGCGAGGAGATGCGACAGTACTTCCGACAACCGATATTTTCTCTTTTGGCGTGATGATGTATCAATTGCTGACGGGCAAGTTGCCTTTCGGTGAACTGAATGACCATAACGATTTGGTCTCCTATCAGCGGAATGGGAAAAACGGCAATTGGGACAGGCGGTTATTGGAACGTACCGAAAATGGTGCGGTCTGGCAAAAAGTGATCGAAGGTTGCTTGATCCCGGATTTCAAGCAGCGTATGCAATCGGCTACCGCTGTCCTTAATCAGATGCCTCAAGGACAGCCTGTTTCATATATTCAGCAATGGGTAGGGGGGAAACCTGAACCCGGAAAAAAAGGATTGTCCATGCGTGTAATGCAGGGATTGGAACATGGGAAGGTCTACGATCTGAGTCACTTGTTCAGAGACCGGAAAAGACTGATCACGATAGGGAGGGAAGACTCGAATGTCGTATGTATCCCGGAGAACGAGAGCCCTTATATTTCACGTCGGCATTGTACGATCGAAACGGATGTCAGGACAGGGCGCTGGTTTATTCGTGACGGGCAATGGATCGCTGAGAAGGGACGAGGGGGATACTGGAAAGAGTCGGTGAATGGAACTTATATTAACTCAGCTCCGGTGACTCCGGAGGGAAGCGAACTTCATCCGGGGGATATCATTACAGTTGGCGATGTCACCTTTCGGATTGAAGATTATTAA
- a CDS encoding serine/threonine protein kinase has product MQLEENILFANRYRLERLLGRGGFSEVWLADDTLTSLKVALKVYAPGGGMDEHGVQLFSTEFSLVFNLNHGNLLKPTYYDTFERMPYLVLPYCRQGSAASLIGQMGEKEAWLFLRDIASGLEYLHGQEPPVIHQDIKPDNILMDVSGRYLLTDFGISIKARNTLRKSIMKTEGSVGTLAYMGPERFSKYPLPIKASDIFSLGATLYELLTGMVPFGEHGGLLLQHGAEIPVLEGEWSDELKAIIDLCLQKDTWERPSAMEIRIYCEQYLNGEIPVLPGKQVEKKTEPLPEVQPQEPELSDVPVVVQEDSKDESLEIQEVETPDPEIDNIADNASPMLPKVLKWGLPLVFLLGIVFFIFRSMEQRQEKEEAKAKAMEIEARYNEYLQYIHAGDSLTNLGNKSQGGDYEQFYLGAVGRYDAALRLEDEYRTAFPDVAGVSARKDSVQKKIEDIYNLFVSMAAEAEQTQDYDMAEIFYKRASGVKPESAVLKDFRARREAIQDSIAVHINN; this is encoded by the coding sequence ATGCAGTTAGAAGAAAATATACTATTTGCTAACCGTTACAGGCTGGAACGACTTTTGGGGCGTGGTGGCTTTTCTGAAGTGTGGTTGGCTGATGATACTTTGACTTCCCTGAAAGTCGCATTAAAAGTCTATGCTCCGGGAGGCGGTATGGATGAGCATGGCGTGCAACTATTCTCGACCGAGTTTTCCCTTGTATTCAATTTGAATCATGGCAATTTGCTTAAGCCTACTTATTACGACACCTTCGAGCGGATGCCTTATTTGGTTTTGCCTTATTGTCGGCAGGGTTCGGCAGCCAGTCTGATCGGACAAATGGGAGAAAAGGAGGCATGGCTTTTTTTGCGGGATATTGCGAGCGGGTTGGAGTATTTGCACGGACAGGAGCCTCCGGTTATCCATCAGGACATTAAACCAGACAATATCCTGATGGATGTGTCGGGACGTTATCTGTTGACAGATTTCGGTATCAGCATAAAGGCGCGGAATACATTGCGGAAAAGCATCATGAAGACGGAGGGTTCCGTGGGCACATTAGCCTATATGGGGCCGGAACGCTTTAGCAAATATCCTTTACCGATCAAAGCGAGCGATATTTTCTCCCTGGGAGCGACACTTTACGAGTTATTGACGGGGATGGTCCCTTTCGGAGAACATGGCGGACTGTTGTTGCAGCATGGTGCTGAAATCCCAGTCTTGGAGGGAGAGTGGTCGGATGAATTGAAGGCAATAATCGATCTGTGCTTACAGAAAGATACCTGGGAACGTCCTTCCGCGATGGAAATACGGATCTATTGCGAACAATACCTGAATGGTGAAATCCCGGTTTTACCTGGTAAGCAGGTAGAGAAAAAAACGGAACCTTTGCCTGAAGTGCAGCCGCAAGAACCGGAACTTTCGGATGTCCCGGTTGTGGTACAAGAAGATAGCAAGGATGAAAGTTTGGAGATACAAGAAGTAGAAACACCTGACCCTGAAATAGATAATATAGCAGACAATGCTTCTCCTATGCTTCCCAAAGTATTGAAGTGGGGACTTCCGCTTGTTTTTCTTTTAGGAATCGTTTTTTTCATTTTTCGTAGTATGGAACAGAGACAAGAGAAGGAGGAGGCCAAGGCGAAAGCAATGGAAATTGAGGCCCGCTACAACGAATATCTTCAGTATATTCATGCCGGCGATAGTCTGACCAACCTTGGCAATAAAAGTCAGGGAGGAGATTATGAGCAGTTCTATCTGGGGGCTGTTGGGCGTTATGATGCTGCTTTAAGGCTGGAGGATGAATATCGGACCGCATTTCCCGATGTGGCAGGCGTTTCAGCCCGGAAAGACAGTGTGCAGAAAAAGATTGAAGATATTTATAACTTATTCGTATCTATGGCGGCAGAAGCGGAACAAACCCAGGATTACGATATGGCGGAAATTTTTTATAAACGGGCATCCGGCGTTAAACCGGAATCTGCCGTGTTGAAAGATTTTCGTGCTCGCAGGGAGGCCATTCAGGATTCTATCGCCGTTCACATTAATAATTGA
- a CDS encoding FHA domain-containing protein, with product MVQRQTEPYRRSFSGSVGAGMGALMGGAHKQFYVLEHRMSSKYHRAGETQKIIVDQIEMGRDPRCQVRFDDSFTSVSRRHAAIVRDGAGWKLVHLSKVNTTLLNGRPVTDEWYLQNGDEIQLSSNGPRIGFIVPQGDRSMIKNINFTERFSLFRQQALKPYKQMMVWMSVVFLLVIGGFIGWSVLNQQQNQKTNEMLAGSIASVSARQDSAGIEAQKQLAAVSNQAQTAAQAAIQASQASQASTSQGINQLRSELVDLKSDLKSAREEKTESESAKQTVSAGEQTAASAVPVATGMTSYESCFPYIYYIQLDKVERTNKKGKTEVINIINRWAGTGFLLSDGRFVTSRRIIERWYFQVNGNLMDEDMRPLNKAVCNLERVVAYFTAYSSTGDALAFTSDQFTCDRSADTYTVLRGPLGGLVKGARLRIAPSNGGKDWAYFQTAKKGGLKFDTSKSTSLGRGIPLTILGFPAEVGINSASGPVYGSGVTAHSGLDRGDIMTTNTSFEIGGSGAPVFAVSETGEYEVVGLISSMAEGLRGVVVPIAAVR from the coding sequence ATGGTACAAAGACAAACAGAGCCATACAGACGGTCCTTTTCCGGATCGGTTGGCGCAGGAATGGGGGCACTGATGGGAGGTGCGCATAAGCAGTTTTATGTATTGGAGCATCGCATGTCTTCTAAATATCATCGTGCCGGTGAAACACAAAAGATCATTGTCGATCAAATAGAGATGGGGCGTGACCCGCGTTGCCAGGTGCGTTTTGACGATTCGTTTACTTCAGTGAGCCGTCGCCATGCGGCTATCGTTCGTGACGGAGCCGGTTGGAAACTGGTGCATTTGTCTAAGGTCAATACGACTCTTTTGAATGGCCGTCCGGTAACAGATGAATGGTATCTGCAGAATGGGGACGAGATACAGCTTTCTTCCAATGGACCTCGCATTGGATTTATCGTTCCTCAGGGTGACAGGAGCATGATCAAAAATATAAACTTTACGGAACGCTTCAGCTTGTTCCGCCAGCAGGCATTGAAACCTTATAAGCAGATGATGGTTTGGATGTCTGTCGTTTTCCTGCTGGTGATCGGAGGGTTTATTGGTTGGAGTGTTCTGAATCAACAGCAAAACCAGAAAACGAATGAAATGTTGGCGGGAAGTATCGCATCTGTGAGTGCCCGGCAGGATAGCGCTGGCATTGAAGCGCAGAAGCAGCTCGCTGCCGTTTCTAATCAGGCCCAGACTGCCGCTCAGGCAGCCATACAGGCTAGCCAAGCTAGTCAAGCCAGCACTTCGCAGGGCATAAACCAGCTTCGTAGCGAATTGGTGGACCTGAAAAGCGATTTGAAATCAGCCCGTGAGGAAAAAACGGAAAGTGAATCTGCCAAACAAACGGTTTCTGCTGGCGAGCAGACCGCAGCTTCTGCCGTTCCGGTGGCGACAGGCATGACTTCGTATGAGAGTTGTTTTCCTTACATCTATTATATACAGTTGGATAAAGTGGAGCGTACAAATAAAAAAGGCAAGACAGAAGTGATCAATATCATCAATCGTTGGGCGGGAACCGGTTTCTTGTTGAGTGACGGACGCTTTGTCACATCCCGCCGAATCATTGAAAGATGGTATTTCCAGGTAAACGGTAATCTGATGGACGAAGATATGCGCCCGTTGAATAAGGCAGTCTGTAATCTGGAAAGGGTGGTGGCCTATTTTACTGCTTATTCTTCTACCGGAGATGCGTTGGCTTTCACGAGTGATCAGTTCACCTGCGACCGAAGTGCCGATACCTATACGGTTCTTCGGGGTCCATTAGGAGGTCTCGTCAAAGGAGCCCGTTTGCGTATTGCCCCGTCTAACGGAGGGAAGGACTGGGCTTATTTCCAGACAGCCAAAAAAGGTGGTTTGAAATTCGATACTTCTAAATCGACTTCATTGGGCCGAGGCATTCCTTTGACCATTTTAGGATTTCCGGCAGAAGTAGGTATCAATTCGGCTTCCGGCCCGGTTTATGGAAGTGGTGTGACGGCTCACAGCGGGTTGGATCGTGGCGATATCATGACGACGAATACGAGTTTTGAGATAGGCGGTTCGGGTGCACCTGTTTTCGCTGTTTCGGAGACCGGGGAATATGAAGTAGTCGGGTTGATTTCTTCTATGGCTGAAGGACTGCGGGGAGTGGTCGTACCGATAGCAGCTGTCCGATAG
- a CDS encoding LytR/AlgR family response regulator transcription factor produces the protein MKNNYKIVIIDDDELAVDNLAFELKSYQQFNVEGIAKNGAMGKKLIFKTMPDLVFLDVELPDMQGPELLNLVRNEITWNMQVVFYTAYNKYMLDAIRESAFDYLLKPIDKSELSNMMKRFIEKVEEQQLQTVPFHILLRSLSPLEQTIIIPSPTNDLQFLRPENVGFFKYNSDRKQWEAYLNNASAPIAIRKNIAADQILASSPSFIQIHQSYIININYLIMIKDKKCVFYPPFDNVRDLQISKLYLKKLQEKFLML, from the coding sequence ATGAAGAATAACTACAAGATAGTAATCATCGACGACGACGAACTGGCTGTGGACAATTTAGCTTTCGAATTAAAGTCCTATCAGCAATTTAATGTGGAAGGGATAGCCAAAAACGGGGCAATGGGGAAAAAATTGATTTTCAAAACGATGCCGGATCTGGTATTTCTCGATGTCGAGCTTCCCGATATGCAGGGACCCGAATTACTGAACTTGGTCCGCAACGAGATCACATGGAACATGCAAGTCGTCTTTTATACGGCTTACAATAAATATATGCTCGATGCGATCCGCGAATCGGCCTTCGATTACTTGTTGAAACCAATTGACAAAAGCGAATTGTCCAATATGATGAAACGTTTCATCGAAAAGGTGGAGGAACAGCAATTGCAGACAGTTCCCTTTCATATCCTGTTAAGGAGCCTTTCACCGTTGGAACAGACGATCATCATCCCGTCGCCGACAAACGATCTGCAGTTCCTCAGGCCCGAAAACGTAGGCTTTTTCAAATACAATTCAGACAGGAAGCAATGGGAAGCGTACCTGAACAATGCGTCAGCCCCCATCGCCATCCGTAAAAATATAGCGGCGGATCAGATACTGGCAAGTTCTCCCTCGTTCATTCAGATTCATCAATCCTATATCATCAACATCAATTATCTGATCATGATCAAGGATAAGAAATGCGTGTTCTATCCGCCGTTCGACAATGTCCGCGACCTGCAGATTTCCAAACTGTATCTGAAAAAACTGCAGGAAAAGTTCTTGATGTTGTAA
- a CDS encoding PP2C family protein-serine/threonine phosphatase, whose amino-acid sequence MGETNNNPFKFKLGAQTNVGCVRTNNEDNFVVSADLNAGEWLLPRDCHTVLTLGNKGAMLVVADGMGGLEAGEIASRIAVDTMKEFFSADKITDEIVKDASTIRKYMYEAVVAADNAIKRKSREEKSVKSMGTTLVAAWLFDGYANIIWCGDSRGYLFNSVSGLAQVTKDHSYVQELVDSGRLLPEYAFDHPDNNIITRSLGNPQKVANPDFVRLPLQEGEVILLCTDGLNSMLRDEEIEAVMQETSNEIDTCTKALIQGALDLGGHDNVTVVLCQIVPEENKPSVQDMQQTVSTFTEKERKKPLRKFVLWMVAFVFVLLLACLAWSFSTAWQNKIIQWYEQTVK is encoded by the coding sequence ATGGGAGAAACGAATAATAATCCTTTTAAGTTTAAGCTCGGAGCACAAACGAACGTTGGGTGTGTCCGTACGAATAACGAGGATAATTTTGTCGTGAGTGCGGATCTTAACGCGGGGGAGTGGTTGCTTCCCCGCGATTGCCATACCGTTCTTACCTTAGGTAATAAAGGGGCGATGCTTGTTGTCGCGGACGGCATGGGAGGTTTGGAGGCCGGTGAAATAGCATCCCGAATAGCCGTCGATACGATGAAAGAGTTTTTTTCGGCGGATAAGATAACGGACGAGATTGTGAAAGACGCTTCTACGATCCGCAAATATATGTATGAAGCGGTGGTAGCTGCCGATAACGCTATAAAAAGAAAGAGCAGAGAGGAAAAGAGTGTCAAGTCGATGGGGACTACTCTCGTTGCTGCTTGGTTATTTGACGGTTATGCCAATATTATTTGGTGTGGCGATAGCCGAGGGTATCTGTTCAATTCCGTATCTGGGCTTGCGCAAGTGACAAAAGACCATTCTTATGTACAGGAACTGGTTGATAGTGGCCGTCTTCTTCCGGAGTATGCTTTTGACCATCCTGACAACAATATTATCACTCGTAGCCTCGGCAATCCCCAGAAAGTGGCAAATCCGGATTTTGTCCGTTTGCCTTTGCAGGAGGGAGAGGTGATTTTGCTTTGTACGGACGGGCTTAATTCAATGCTACGGGATGAGGAGATCGAAGCAGTTATGCAAGAGACTTCGAACGAAATCGATACTTGTACGAAGGCATTGATTCAAGGTGCATTGGATTTGGGTGGCCACGATAACGTCACAGTCGTTCTTTGCCAGATTGTTCCGGAAGAAAATAAGCCGTCGGTACAGGATATGCAGCAAACCGTCTCGACATTCACTGAAAAAGAACGGAAAAAGCCACTTCGGAAATTTGTTCTTTGGATGGTCGCTTTTGTTTTTGTTCTTCTTCTGGCGTGTCTGGCTTGGTCGTTTTCCACAGCATGGCAAAACAAGATTATCCAATGGTATGAACAAACAGTAAAATAA
- a CDS encoding BACON domain-containing protein, with protein MKTTINKFYMKVFCSLLSLFLFVASAFSQDCNGTYEGGLALLKKRTEASVKEAVRKFESAKRCYKVNRDQQGVLNCDEQITACKQILNYFTQQTAKVTAEESYEFPEAGGEQIIPVKTKRSWSFSDVHDWCTATKEKDGLKIVVNPNRTTVRRSQTITLKWSGRKQLVKIVQEGAEEKLTLSESDLFFQADDTEKVIEITSNCDWAVESNDAPWCSWRKDSLHLYVEPSINEGSARRTGTIRIGAGSRHAEIRLMQEMDNFRIFTPDENDTLVFIPKGGTVDLPVEYTVSQNETPWEIYSYPNWCTATREGNASLTLKCLSNKMKEDRDGTIFVKKGRKLISITVIQLGKGSKYMTFQPLFGKKKKTKSLYQRAVLFTPEED; from the coding sequence ATGAAGACAACGATAAACAAGTTTTATATGAAAGTTTTTTGTAGCCTTCTGTCCCTGTTTCTTTTTGTAGCGTCTGCCTTTTCACAGGATTGCAACGGGACGTATGAGGGCGGTTTGGCTTTGTTGAAAAAGCGGACGGAGGCGTCTGTCAAAGAAGCGGTCCGTAAGTTCGAGTCGGCCAAGAGATGCTACAAGGTAAACCGCGACCAGCAAGGCGTGCTGAATTGTGATGAGCAGATCACTGCTTGTAAGCAGATACTGAACTATTTCACGCAACAGACCGCCAAGGTAACTGCAGAAGAAAGCTATGAGTTTCCGGAGGCAGGAGGCGAGCAAATCATCCCGGTAAAAACGAAACGAAGTTGGAGTTTCTCCGATGTCCATGACTGGTGCACGGCCACAAAGGAGAAAGATGGATTGAAAATCGTCGTCAATCCGAATCGGACGACAGTACGCCGCTCGCAAACTATCACATTGAAATGGTCCGGCAGGAAACAACTTGTCAAGATCGTGCAGGAAGGGGCGGAAGAGAAATTGACGTTGAGTGAATCCGATCTTTTTTTCCAGGCTGACGATACGGAGAAAGTGATCGAAATAACTTCGAATTGCGATTGGGCGGTTGAAAGCAATGATGCTCCTTGGTGCTCATGGCGTAAAGATAGCCTGCACCTGTATGTTGAACCTTCCATCAACGAAGGGTCGGCAAGGCGTACAGGGACGATCCGTATCGGTGCCGGTTCGCGTCATGCCGAAATCCGTTTGATGCAGGAAATGGATAATTTCAGGATATTCACTCCGGATGAGAACGATACACTTGTTTTTATTCCGAAGGGAGGAACGGTAGATTTGCCCGTCGAATATACGGTCAGTCAAAATGAGACGCCGTGGGAAATCTACTCCTATCCGAATTGGTGCACGGCAACCCGTGAAGGCAACGCCTCTTTGACCTTAAAATGTCTGTCTAATAAAATGAAAGAAGATCGTGATGGCACGATCTTCGTGAAAAAAGGACGCAAGCTGATTTCCATAACGGTCATCCAGTTGGGCAAAGGTTCGAAATACATGACCTTCCAACCTCTTTTCGGTAAAAAGAAAAAAACGAAATCTTTGTACCAGCGAGCCGTTTTGTTCACTCCCGAAGAAGATTGA